Proteins from one Candidatus Aegiribacteria sp. genomic window:
- a CDS encoding dTDP-4-dehydrorhamnose 3,5-epimerase family protein, whose translation MKIEKCGIEGVQLYILQKFPDRRGSFFELFRKEWIPEVFDERFQINCSWSRADVLRGLHYHNHQWDFWVPLSGNMTAGLADMRKDSSTYGKSLSLELGGDVPRGLLIPPGVAHGFAARTDLTLVYVVSNYFDNTDEHGIPWNDPGISIEWGIENPVVSERDAHNERYKWD comes from the coding sequence TTGAAAATAGAGAAATGCGGAATTGAAGGTGTACAACTTTACATATTACAGAAATTCCCGGACAGAAGGGGAAGCTTCTTTGAGCTTTTCAGGAAGGAATGGATCCCGGAGGTATTTGACGAAAGGTTTCAGATCAACTGTTCATGGTCCAGGGCTGATGTACTCAGGGGGCTTCATTATCATAATCATCAGTGGGATTTCTGGGTTCCCTTGAGCGGAAATATGACTGCTGGCCTTGCGGACATGCGAAAAGATTCATCAACATATGGTAAATCTTTATCCCTGGAACTTGGCGGAGATGTACCACGGGGGCTGCTTATTCCACCAGGAGTAGCCCACGGTTTTGCTGCCAGAACGGATCTTACTCTTGTGTATGTTGTGAGTAACTACTTTGATAACACAGATGAACATGGGATACCCTGGAACGATCCGGGAATATCAATCGAATGGGGTATTGAAAATCCTGTTGTTTCCGAAAGGGATGCTCATAACGAACGGTACAA